A stretch of the Jatrophihabitans sp. genome encodes the following:
- a CDS encoding MmcQ/YjbR family DNA-binding protein, whose translation MDSDDAMRYALGKPGAWADSPWGEDHHVAKVGQKIFLFPGSRDGRPAITVKNTAEAIEELKQRFSPDAGPAPYLNKRLWAQLYIDRVPEEDVRELIDDSYRLVVAKLPKSQRPG comes from the coding sequence ATGGACAGCGACGACGCGATGCGCTACGCCCTCGGCAAGCCCGGCGCCTGGGCTGACAGCCCGTGGGGTGAGGACCACCACGTGGCCAAGGTCGGCCAGAAGATCTTCCTGTTCCCCGGCAGCCGGGACGGCCGTCCCGCGATCACGGTCAAGAACACCGCCGAGGCCATCGAGGAGCTCAAGCAGCGCTTCAGCCCGGACGCCGGGCCCGCGCCCTACCTCAACAAGCGGCTGTGGGCCCAGCTCTACATCGACCGGGTGCCGGAGGAGGACGTCCGGGAGCTGATCGATGACTCCTACCGACTGGTGGTCGCCAAGCTGCCGAAGTCCCAGCGGCCCGGCTGA
- the eno gene encoding phosphopyruvate hydratase — protein sequence MASIEAVGAREILDSRGNPTVEVEVALDDGTFARAAVPSGASTGAFEAVELRDGDARYGGKGVRKAVAAVLDDIGPELLGFEASEQRLIDAALIDLDGTPDKSKFGANAVLGVSLAVAKAAAASAGLPLFRYLGGPNAHLLPVPMLNILNGGAHADSNVDVQEFMIAPIGAPTFSEALRQGAEVYHALKSVLKSKGLATGLGDEGGFAPSLESNRTALDVISEAVEKAGLRLGSDIVFAMDVAATEFFSDGAYQFEGSPKSSEQMVAYYTDLVANYPIVSIEDPMSEEDWDGWISLTSELDEVIQIVGDDLFVTNPERLTRGIASGAANALLVKVNQIGSLTETLDAVDLAHRSGYRCMMSHRSGETEDTTIADLAVATNCGQIKTGAPARSERVAKYNQLLRIEEELDDAARYAGAAAFPRYNRAGS from the coding sequence GTGGCCAGCATCGAGGCCGTAGGCGCCCGGGAGATCCTGGACTCCCGCGGCAACCCCACCGTCGAGGTCGAGGTAGCCCTCGACGACGGCACGTTCGCGCGGGCAGCGGTGCCCTCCGGCGCCTCCACCGGCGCGTTCGAGGCGGTGGAACTGCGCGACGGCGATGCCCGCTACGGCGGCAAGGGCGTGCGCAAGGCGGTCGCGGCCGTGCTGGACGACATCGGCCCCGAGCTGCTCGGCTTCGAGGCCAGCGAGCAGCGGCTGATCGACGCGGCCCTGATCGACCTGGACGGCACCCCCGACAAGTCCAAGTTCGGCGCCAACGCGGTGCTCGGTGTCTCGCTCGCGGTCGCCAAGGCGGCTGCCGCGTCGGCCGGCCTGCCGCTGTTCCGCTACCTGGGCGGCCCGAACGCCCACCTGCTGCCGGTGCCGATGCTCAACATCCTCAACGGCGGCGCGCACGCCGACTCCAACGTCGACGTCCAGGAATTCATGATCGCGCCGATCGGGGCGCCGACCTTCAGCGAGGCGCTGCGCCAGGGTGCGGAGGTGTATCACGCGCTGAAGTCGGTGCTGAAGTCCAAGGGCCTGGCGACCGGCCTGGGCGACGAGGGCGGTTTCGCGCCGAGCCTGGAGTCCAACCGGACCGCCCTGGACGTGATCTCCGAGGCGGTGGAGAAGGCCGGCCTGAGGCTCGGCTCCGACATCGTCTTCGCCATGGACGTCGCGGCGACCGAGTTCTTCTCTGACGGCGCCTACCAGTTCGAGGGCAGCCCGAAGTCCTCGGAGCAGATGGTGGCCTACTACACCGACCTGGTCGCCAACTACCCGATCGTCTCGATCGAGGACCCGATGTCGGAGGAGGATTGGGACGGCTGGATCTCGCTGACCTCGGAGCTGGACGAGGTCATCCAGATCGTCGGCGATGACCTGTTCGTGACCAACCCCGAGCGGCTGACCCGCGGGATCGCCAGCGGCGCGGCCAACGCGCTGCTGGTCAAGGTCAACCAGATCGGCTCGCTGACCGAGACCCTGGACGCGGTCGACCTGGCGCACCGCTCGGGCTACCGCTGCATGATGAGCCACCGCTCCGGCGAGACCGAGGACACCACCATCGCGGACCTGGCGGTGGCCACCAACTGCGGCCAGATCAAGACCGGCGCGCCGGCCCGCTCGGAGCGGGTTGCCAAGTACAACCAGCTGCTGCGGATCGAGGAGGAGCTCGACGACGCCGCGCGCTACGCCGGGGCGGCCGCCTTCCCGCGCTACAACAGGGCAGGCAGCTAG
- a CDS encoding DUF4235 domain-containing protein, with protein sequence MAGKASRFAFKLVALAVAVPVGKVVTASTSKLWTAARPGRAPVNPRDADTNWKDALLWASLSGFGVAVAQLVTTKGADTIWRAMTGRPSPRPKQISDDKGPKAPSALTAVNA encoded by the coding sequence ATGGCTGGCAAGGCGAGCAGGTTCGCGTTCAAGTTGGTGGCACTCGCGGTGGCGGTGCCGGTCGGCAAGGTGGTCACCGCCAGCACCTCGAAGCTCTGGACAGCCGCCCGGCCGGGCCGGGCGCCGGTGAATCCTCGCGATGCCGACACCAACTGGAAGGACGCCCTGCTCTGGGCGAGCCTGAGCGGGTTCGGGGTGGCGGTGGCCCAGTTGGTGACCACCAAGGGCGCCGACACGATCTGGCGGGCGATGACCGGCCGGCCGTCGCCGCGGCCCAAGCAGATCAGCGACGACAAGGGCCCCAAGGCTCCGAGCGCGCTGACCGCGGTGAACGCCTAG
- a CDS encoding MazG family protein — protein MTGARAEGGEPGAQLVRAVQIMDRLRSPGGCPWDAEQTHSSLAPYLIEEAYETLEAIETADLAALREELGDLLLQVLFHARLAEEAATGQRFTIDDVAADLVAKLVRRHPHVFAESEDGAQGNGAQGNGAQGNGAQGNGAQGNGAQGNGAQGPSSADQQQTNWDAIKKAEKQRESVTDGIAMGQPALALAAKLVSRSERAGLAVAPPAGDGIGDQLLALVGSAVRAGVDPEQALRESAREYAGAIRARETAGRDNATGE, from the coding sequence GTGACCGGGGCCCGCGCCGAAGGCGGCGAACCGGGCGCGCAACTGGTGCGGGCGGTCCAGATCATGGACCGGCTGCGCTCGCCCGGCGGCTGCCCCTGGGATGCCGAGCAGACCCACTCCTCGCTGGCGCCGTACCTGATCGAGGAGGCCTACGAGACCCTCGAGGCGATCGAGACAGCCGACCTGGCAGCGCTGCGCGAGGAGCTCGGCGACCTGCTGCTGCAAGTGCTCTTTCACGCCCGGCTGGCCGAAGAGGCCGCCACCGGCCAGCGGTTCACCATCGACGACGTCGCCGCCGACCTGGTCGCGAAGCTGGTCCGCCGGCATCCGCACGTCTTCGCCGAGTCCGAGGACGGGGCGCAGGGCAACGGGGCGCAGGGCAACGGGGCGCAGGGCAACGGGGCGCAGGGGAACGGGGCGCAGGGCAACGGGGCGCAGGGCAACGGGGCGCAGGGTCCGTCCTCGGCCGACCAGCAGCAGACCAACTGGGACGCGATCAAGAAGGCTGAGAAGCAGCGCGAGTCGGTGACCGACGGGATCGCGATGGGGCAACCCGCGCTGGCCCTGGCCGCCAAGCTGGTCAGCCGGTCCGAGCGGGCCGGCCTGGCCGTCGCGCCGCCGGCCGGCGACGGGATCGGTGATCAACTGCTGGCCCTGGTCGGCAGCGCGGTGCGGGCCGGCGTCGATCCGGAGCAGGCGTTGCGCGAGAGCGCGCGCGAGTACGCCGGAGCCATCCGGGCCCGGGAGACCGCCGGGCGGGACAACGCGACGGGCGAGTAG
- a CDS encoding septum formation initiator family protein yields the protein MAARTPTRVAGRPRQAGGASPTGRRWPAWVRAPKLTGRRMMVAAMALFLVVVLASPFQTYLSRRASVADSERQQRQLNAQLAELRQQSEQWQDPAFVARQARIRLQYIRPGDTLYTVLDAHGNPLEPPAAAAAEKITRVDHRPSWNTVLWTSVHDTDTSQ from the coding sequence ATGGCAGCTCGAACTCCGACCCGGGTGGCCGGCCGGCCACGGCAGGCCGGCGGAGCTTCCCCGACCGGCCGGCGCTGGCCGGCCTGGGTGCGCGCGCCCAAGTTGACCGGCCGCCGGATGATGGTGGCGGCGATGGCGCTGTTCCTGGTGGTCGTGCTGGCCTCGCCGTTCCAGACCTACCTGAGCCGGCGGGCCTCGGTCGCCGACTCCGAGCGCCAGCAGCGCCAGCTCAACGCCCAGCTCGCTGAGCTGCGGCAGCAGAGCGAGCAGTGGCAGGACCCGGCCTTCGTGGCCAGGCAGGCGCGGATCCGGTTGCAGTACATCCGTCCCGGCGACACCCTCTACACCGTGCTAGACGCGCACGGCAACCCGCTCGAACCGCCTGCCGCGGCGGCCGCCGAGAAGATCACCCGGGTTGATCACCGGCCCAGCTGGAACACCGTGCTGTGGACCAGCGTGCACGACACCGACACCTCGCAGTGA
- a CDS encoding DUF501 domain-containing protein: MDAVDAVGPPDAVGPTGAVSATDAVSAVDAEIVRAQLGRPPRAIRAVAHRCPCGNPDVVETASRLPDGTPFPTLYYLTCPKAASLVSTLEASGLMRQMTDRLGSDAGLAAGYRAAHEAYLAQRERHGPVPEISGVSAGGMPTRVKCLHVLVAHSLAAGPGVNPLGDEALAALGDWWRQGRCVPEPEAGPS; this comes from the coding sequence ATGGACGCCGTGGACGCGGTGGGCCCCCCGGACGCGGTGGGCCCCACGGGCGCGGTGAGTGCCACGGACGCGGTGAGTGCCGTGGACGCCGAGATCGTCCGGGCCCAGCTGGGACGGCCGCCGCGGGCCATCCGCGCGGTCGCGCACCGGTGCCCGTGCGGCAATCCGGACGTGGTCGAGACCGCGTCCCGGCTGCCCGACGGAACCCCGTTTCCGACGCTGTACTACCTGACCTGCCCGAAGGCGGCCTCGCTGGTCTCGACGCTGGAGGCGTCCGGGCTGATGCGGCAGATGACCGACCGGTTGGGCTCGGACGCCGGCCTGGCCGCCGGCTACCGGGCGGCGCACGAGGCTTACCTGGCCCAGCGCGAGCGGCACGGGCCGGTGCCTGAGATCAGCGGCGTCTCGGCCGGCGGGATGCCCACCCGGGTGAAGTGCCTGCACGTCCTGGTGGCGCACTCGCTGGCCGCCGGTCCCGGGGTGAACCCGCTGGGTGACGAGGCGCTGGCCGCGCTGGGGGACTGGTGGCGCCAGGGCCGGTGCGTGCCCGAGCCGGAAGCGGGCCCATCGTGA
- a CDS encoding NAD(P)/FAD-dependent oxidoreductase produces MSSGPTRIVIVGGGYVGLYTALRAQKKLSRGRAEIVVIDPQPNMTYQPFLPEAAAGSVEPRHVVVPLRRVLKHCRVITGLVSRVEHDRRSVVVEPASGDSYELGYDLLVVAPGSIARTLPIPGLAEQGIGFKTIGEAIFMRNHVLAMLDFASSTENPAARRRALTFAFVGGGYAGVEALAELEDMARYACRYYPDISPADLRWVLVEAANRIMPEVSVGLSAYTADRLAERSIDVRLNTRLVSAVGGRVELSDGESFEVDTLVWTAGVKAHPLAASSGLPVDDRGRLPCRANLTVKGVQGVFSAGDTAAVPDLSKSDPDALCGPSAQHAVRQARLLADNLVRTINGQALKDYKHAYVGSVASLGLYRGVAELYGVKVRGPLAWFIHRTYHLSRVPTFNRKVRVLADWTAALFFPREVVSLGQLQSPRHDFERASAS; encoded by the coding sequence ATGAGCAGTGGACCCACCCGAATTGTGATCGTCGGCGGTGGCTACGTCGGCCTGTACACCGCCTTGCGGGCGCAGAAGAAGCTGTCCCGCGGCCGGGCCGAGATCGTGGTGATCGATCCGCAGCCCAATATGACCTACCAGCCTTTCCTGCCCGAGGCGGCGGCCGGCAGCGTCGAGCCCCGACACGTGGTGGTGCCGCTGCGCCGGGTGCTCAAGCACTGCCGGGTGATCACCGGACTGGTCAGCCGGGTCGAGCACGATCGGCGGTCGGTGGTGGTGGAGCCGGCCTCGGGCGACTCCTACGAGCTGGGCTACGACCTGCTGGTGGTGGCTCCCGGCTCGATCGCCCGGACGCTGCCGATTCCGGGCCTGGCCGAGCAGGGCATCGGCTTCAAGACCATCGGCGAGGCCATCTTCATGCGCAACCACGTGCTGGCCATGCTGGACTTCGCCTCCTCCACCGAGAACCCGGCGGCCAGGCGCAGGGCGTTGACCTTCGCCTTCGTCGGCGGCGGCTACGCGGGTGTCGAGGCGCTGGCCGAGCTGGAGGACATGGCCCGCTACGCCTGCCGTTACTACCCCGACATCAGCCCCGCCGACCTGCGCTGGGTGCTGGTCGAGGCGGCGAACCGGATCATGCCCGAGGTCTCGGTGGGGCTGTCGGCCTACACCGCCGACCGGCTGGCCGAACGCTCCATCGACGTCCGGCTCAACACCCGGCTGGTGTCGGCGGTGGGCGGGCGGGTCGAGCTGTCCGACGGCGAGAGCTTCGAGGTCGACACCCTGGTCTGGACGGCCGGGGTCAAGGCCCATCCGCTGGCCGCCAGCTCCGGGTTGCCGGTCGATGATCGCGGCCGGCTGCCCTGCCGCGCGAACCTGACCGTCAAGGGGGTCCAGGGGGTGTTCTCGGCCGGTGACACCGCGGCGGTGCCGGACCTGTCCAAGTCAGACCCCGACGCGCTGTGCGGCCCGTCGGCCCAGCACGCCGTCCGGCAGGCCCGGCTGCTCGCCGACAACCTCGTGCGGACGATCAACGGCCAGGCGCTGAAGGACTACAAGCACGCCTACGTCGGCTCGGTCGCCTCGCTGGGGCTCTACCGCGGGGTGGCAGAGCTCTACGGGGTCAAGGTGCGCGGCCCGCTGGCCTGGTTCATCCACCGCACCTACCACCTGTCCCGGGTGCCCACCTTCAACCGCAAGGTGCGGGTGCTCGCCGACTGGACCGCCGCGCTGTTCTTCCCCCGCGAGGTGGTGTCGCTGGGCCAGCTGCAGTCGCCGCGCCATGACTTCGAGCGGGCCAGCGCGTCCTGA
- a CDS encoding Ppx/GppA phosphatase family protein → MKRVAAIDCGTNSIRLLIADGGPTGLRDVHREMRVVRLGEGVDRTGRLAPAAIERTRLALADYAASIHSLGATEVRMVATSASRDADNADEFRAVVRQALGVEPEVITGLAEAELSFTGAVAGLPGVADPLLLADIGGGSTELVLGSPTATPGSQKLIAAHSMDVGCVRITERHLREDPPTEAQVQAALADLRVALQAAMVDVPVGEAAAFVGVAGTVTTIAALALDLPAYDPDAIHGSVIDYLQVSEVTDRLLKMRRDERAALPVMHPGRVDVIGGGALVLRTVMEAVGAREVIASEHDILDGIAMSLLAR, encoded by the coding sequence GTGAAGCGGGTAGCGGCCATCGACTGCGGCACCAACTCGATCCGGCTGCTGATCGCCGACGGCGGTCCCACCGGGTTGCGTGACGTGCACCGCGAGATGCGGGTGGTCCGGCTCGGTGAGGGCGTCGACCGGACCGGCCGGCTGGCCCCGGCGGCGATCGAGCGGACCCGGTTGGCGCTGGCCGACTACGCCGCGAGCATCCACTCGCTGGGTGCGACCGAGGTCCGGATGGTCGCCACCTCGGCCTCCCGCGACGCCGACAACGCCGACGAGTTCCGGGCGGTGGTCCGCCAGGCGCTGGGAGTCGAGCCCGAGGTGATCACCGGGCTGGCCGAGGCGGAGCTGTCCTTCACCGGGGCCGTGGCCGGGCTGCCCGGGGTGGCGGACCCGCTGCTGCTGGCCGACATCGGCGGCGGCTCCACCGAGCTGGTGCTGGGCTCGCCGACCGCCACCCCGGGTTCGCAGAAGCTGATCGCCGCCCACAGCATGGACGTCGGTTGCGTCCGGATCACCGAGCGGCACCTGCGCGAGGACCCGCCGACCGAGGCCCAGGTGCAGGCGGCACTGGCCGATCTGCGGGTGGCGCTGCAGGCCGCCATGGTGGACGTGCCGGTGGGCGAGGCGGCCGCCTTCGTCGGGGTGGCGGGCACTGTGACGACGATCGCCGCGCTGGCGCTGGACCTGCCCGCCTATGACCCGGACGCGATCCACGGTTCGGTGATCGACTACCTGCAGGTCAGCGAGGTCACCGACCGGCTGCTGAAAATGCGCCGGGACGAGCGCGCGGCCCTGCCGGTGATGCACCCCGGCCGGGTCGACGTGATCGGCGGCGGCGCGCTGGTGCTGCGCACCGTGATGGAGGCCGTCGGAGCGCGCGAGGTGATCGCCAGCGAGCACGACATCCTGGACGGCATCGCGATGAGCCTGCTGGCCCGCTGA